A genome region from Nocardia sp. NBC_00565 includes the following:
- a CDS encoding MerR family transcriptional regulator, translating into MLIGELAERVGTSTRTLRYYEEHGLVRAQRSTNGYRVYDETELQVVHKIRTLLDVGFDLDDIRPFVACLREGNTSGDVCPDSVATLRRKLAEVEGALDRLTAVRTQLRDQLAAAAVTR; encoded by the coding sequence ATGCTGATCGGTGAGCTCGCGGAACGCGTCGGGACGAGCACCAGGACGCTGCGGTATTACGAGGAGCACGGGCTGGTGCGGGCGCAGCGCTCCACCAACGGGTATCGCGTCTATGACGAGACGGAGCTGCAGGTCGTCCACAAGATTCGGACGCTGCTCGATGTCGGGTTCGATCTCGACGATATCCGCCCGTTCGTGGCCTGCCTGCGCGAAGGGAACACCTCGGGGGATGTCTGCCCGGATTCGGTGGCGACATTGCGGCGCAAGCTCGCTGAGGTCGAGGGCGCCCTCGATCGGTTGACTGCGGTGCGAACCCAGCTGCGTGACCAGCTCGCCGCGGCGGCGGTGACCCGATGA
- a CDS encoding AIM24 family protein, with protein MFEKVNGKAVKVDVGMAGGVVARNGAMLFYTGDISFAPHQIPGAGPGVGGGGIMRMAGRMMAGEHERTMLATGNGEVHYGFAGLEVHVVQMQPGAVLRVEASRLLANTAALQSSIVSVMSSGGGGGGGGLMGALRGAASGALTGQGMFTTQLSGQGAAVLLAHGGFLELPVGGPLGSSGGNPQTPGQIVVDPQAFVAAYGNVQTELKTAMSWRDAVGRGSGEAMQLHCVGQGVVYVQASEEKL; from the coding sequence ATGTTCGAGAAAGTCAACGGCAAGGCCGTCAAGGTCGATGTCGGCATGGCGGGCGGCGTGGTCGCGCGCAACGGCGCCATGCTGTTCTACACCGGCGATATTTCCTTTGCGCCGCATCAGATTCCGGGCGCGGGCCCGGGCGTGGGCGGCGGCGGCATCATGCGGATGGCGGGCCGGATGATGGCCGGTGAGCATGAGCGCACCATGTTGGCGACCGGCAATGGCGAAGTGCACTACGGCTTCGCCGGGCTGGAAGTCCATGTGGTGCAGATGCAGCCGGGCGCGGTGCTGCGGGTCGAGGCCTCGCGATTGCTGGCCAATACCGCCGCACTGCAGAGTTCGATTGTGTCGGTGATGAGTTCGGGCGGCGGCGGAGGCGGCGGCGGGCTGATGGGCGCGCTGCGCGGGGCCGCCAGCGGTGCGCTGACCGGTCAGGGCATGTTCACTACGCAGCTGTCCGGACAGGGCGCGGCGGTGCTGCTCGCGCACGGCGGATTCCTGGAACTGCCGGTGGGCGGACCGCTCGGTTCATCTGGGGGGAACCCCCAGACCCCCGGGCAGATCGTGGTGGACCCGCAGGCGTTCGTCGCCGCCTACGGCAATGTGCAGACCGAGTTGAAGACAGCGATGAGCTGGCGCGACGCGGTCGGCCGCGGCTCCGGTGAGGCGATGCAATTGCATTGTGTCGGACAGGGTGTCGTCTACGTGCAAGCCTCGGAAGAGAAGTTGTGA
- a CDS encoding TerD family protein has protein sequence MSATLAKGQNGPLATNDVVISIQLTAPADLSALLVTESGKVRSDADFVFFNQPSGPGVNLQPAPAGQPASLAVSLNAVPADIAQIRAVITLDDATSNFGRFPAPTAIVSDSAGNQLYEYRIDGLNSESIVIALELYRRQSEWKVRAIGQGYAGGFAALVTDHGVSVDESPAATQAPPPPAYQPTQAGPGQPPPPAYPTQQQPQYPPTQTYPQGAPGYPPPPGPAQGYPPPGGGYPPPPGPGQGYPPPAQPAAQQQPPAEVSLSKDRPVSLVKGQRVTLRKEGGAALTFVKMGLGWDPVRNRGMFGNRTVDVDLDASVVMFADMNMVDVAYYGQLTSKDGSIRHQGDNLTGEGEGDDEVILVDLTRIPAHVSTLVFIVTSYKGHTFEQIQNAFCRLVDGANNAELARYTLAGGMPFTAMAMAKVFRVGNDWKMQALGEGFQAKHPGEAVPQMGRFLGN, from the coding sequence TTGTCCGCAACACTCGCCAAGGGTCAGAATGGCCCGCTGGCCACCAACGACGTGGTGATCTCCATCCAGCTGACCGCACCGGCGGATCTGTCCGCGCTGCTGGTCACCGAGTCGGGGAAGGTCCGCTCCGACGCGGACTTCGTCTTTTTCAACCAGCCCAGCGGCCCCGGGGTGAATCTGCAGCCCGCACCGGCCGGGCAGCCCGCGTCGCTGGCGGTATCGCTGAATGCGGTGCCCGCGGATATCGCGCAGATCCGCGCGGTGATCACCCTCGATGACGCGACCAGCAATTTCGGCCGCTTTCCCGCGCCGACGGCGATCGTGTCGGATTCGGCGGGCAATCAGTTGTACGAGTACCGCATCGACGGTTTGAACAGCGAATCGATTGTGATCGCGCTGGAGCTGTACCGGCGGCAGAGCGAATGGAAGGTGCGCGCGATCGGCCAGGGCTACGCGGGCGGTTTCGCCGCGCTGGTCACCGATCACGGCGTGTCCGTCGACGAGTCTCCGGCCGCTACGCAGGCCCCGCCGCCGCCGGCCTATCAGCCCACCCAGGCCGGTCCGGGCCAACCGCCGCCGCCCGCGTACCCGACGCAGCAGCAGCCGCAGTACCCGCCAACGCAGACCTACCCGCAGGGCGCGCCCGGCTACCCGCCGCCGCCCGGACCGGCCCAGGGCTACCCGCCGCCCGGAGGCGGTTACCCGCCGCCACCCGGTCCCGGCCAGGGCTACCCGCCGCCGGCTCAGCCTGCCGCGCAGCAGCAGCCACCCGCCGAGGTCAGCCTCAGCAAGGACCGTCCGGTCAGCCTGGTCAAGGGCCAGCGGGTCACCCTGCGCAAGGAGGGCGGCGCCGCGCTGACCTTCGTGAAGATGGGGCTCGGCTGGGATCCGGTGCGCAACCGCGGCATGTTCGGCAACCGGACCGTCGATGTCGATCTCGACGCGTCGGTGGTGATGTTCGCCGATATGAACATGGTCGATGTCGCCTACTACGGACAGCTGACCTCCAAGGACGGCTCGATCCGGCACCAGGGCGATAACCTCACCGGTGAGGGCGAGGGCGACGACGAGGTGATCCTGGTCGATCTGACCCGCATCCCGGCGCATGTCAGCACGCTGGTATTCATCGTGACCTCCTACAAGGGCCACACCTTCGAGCAGATCCAGAATGCGTTCTGCCGCTTGGTCGATGGGGCCAACAACGCCGAGTTGGCCAGGTACACCCTCGCGGGCGGGATGCCGTTCACCGCGATGGCGATGGCGAAGGTGTTCCGGGTCGGCAACGATTGGAAGATGCAGGCACTCGGCGAAGGTTTCCAGGCCAAGCATCCCGGCGAGGCGGTGCCACAAATGGGCCGGTTCCTGGGCAACTGA
- a CDS encoding phosphoribosyltransferase, whose amino-acid sequence MSSDPWATANLGIELWHEQSHGGASVDVLPAELPIAMLIQPGLRRNPRRAHLLVSTVLGKHLPTDPRVVLGAGNRLGDLVRETLGAREAVVLGFAETATGLGHCVAARIGAGCYLHSTRRAVPTATTLTGFEEGHSHATSHMLQPAPADIFVNDLPLVLVDDEISTGDTAMDALRALHAFAPRSHYVLASLVDMRTADDRVRFDAVAEELGARIDTVCLASGRTLLPDDLTETVSAMPEPMLNPTASRRGSFERVELPWPASVPEGGRHGILRSDTDAFEAALAKAAEALRVRLAELGRPAIVLGHEELMYLPLRLAAVLADAGIPTRFQTTTRSPAYVLDEPGYPLRRGFRFIAPEPGEAQPRYLYNAQWAEDASAEVAWSAHSVDTSDESDLAEAAEPVLVVVIDPPADTEELRAQGGLIDVLTASGSDVVLAVLPGADPRQLHAERSELSPNYVLESNAMPESETFLDSDPPLELPAPLHGPEFGSYAAEEVSWLLKDLSEVDLEADVAVRERRIQSGAAHYAESLPIEYQPDAAYRSLFDEVLADSAERLALAVATVSELVVAERGNDIVLVSLARAGTPIGVLMRRWLRSGRGAVPGLEVPHYAVSIVRDRGIDAVALDYLARHHDPASVVFVDGWTGKGAITRELTAALDAYHAAGGARFNDELAVLADPGHCVRTYGTRDDFLIASACLNSTVSGLISRTVLNDTLIGPGDFHGAKFYRDLAGDDVSGRLLDTVTAAFDTIRDRVPAELAAVRAGDRTPTWTGWASVDKVRREYGIASVNFVKPGVGETTRVLLRRLPWRVLVRVADAPEHAHIRLLAAARGVPVEVVPDLAYSCMGLIKDVQA is encoded by the coding sequence ATGAGCAGTGATCCCTGGGCGACAGCGAATCTCGGTATCGAGCTGTGGCACGAACAGTCACATGGCGGCGCATCGGTGGATGTGCTGCCCGCCGAACTGCCCATCGCGATGCTGATCCAGCCCGGTCTGCGGCGTAATCCGCGCCGCGCCCATCTGCTGGTGTCCACCGTGCTCGGCAAGCATCTGCCGACCGATCCCCGGGTGGTGCTCGGCGCGGGCAACCGGCTCGGCGATCTGGTGCGGGAGACACTCGGTGCTCGCGAGGCGGTGGTGCTCGGATTCGCCGAGACCGCAACGGGATTGGGGCATTGCGTGGCGGCGCGGATCGGCGCGGGCTGCTATCTGCACTCCACCCGCCGCGCGGTGCCCACCGCGACTACCCTGACCGGATTCGAGGAGGGCCACTCACACGCCACCTCGCATATGCTGCAGCCCGCGCCCGCCGATATCTTCGTCAACGATCTGCCGCTGGTGCTCGTCGACGACGAGATCTCCACCGGCGATACCGCGATGGATGCGCTACGGGCACTGCACGCGTTCGCACCGCGATCGCATTACGTGCTGGCGTCGCTGGTGGATATGCGGACCGCGGACGATCGGGTGCGGTTCGATGCCGTGGCCGAGGAGTTGGGCGCACGGATCGACACCGTCTGCTTGGCCTCCGGGCGTACCCTGCTACCCGACGATCTGACCGAGACGGTGTCGGCAATGCCGGAGCCGATGTTGAATCCGACCGCGTCGCGGCGTGGTTCGTTCGAACGGGTCGAGTTGCCTTGGCCCGCTTCGGTTCCCGAGGGCGGCAGGCACGGGATCCTGCGATCGGATACCGATGCGTTCGAGGCGGCGCTCGCGAAGGCAGCCGAGGCGTTGCGGGTACGGCTCGCGGAGCTGGGTCGGCCCGCCATTGTGCTCGGGCATGAAGAGCTGATGTATCTGCCTTTGCGGTTGGCCGCGGTCCTCGCCGACGCCGGTATTCCGACGCGATTCCAGACGACGACTCGCTCGCCCGCCTATGTGCTGGACGAGCCGGGTTATCCGCTCCGGCGCGGGTTCCGGTTCATCGCGCCCGAACCCGGTGAGGCGCAGCCGCGTTATCTGTACAACGCGCAGTGGGCCGAGGACGCCTCGGCCGAGGTGGCGTGGTCCGCGCATAGTGTCGACACGAGCGATGAGTCCGACCTTGCCGAGGCTGCTGAGCCGGTGCTCGTTGTCGTCATAGACCCACCCGCGGACACCGAAGAACTCAGGGCGCAGGGCGGTCTCATCGATGTGCTGACCGCGTCCGGCTCGGATGTCGTCCTGGCGGTGTTGCCGGGTGCGGATCCGCGGCAGCTGCATGCCGAGCGGAGCGAGCTGTCACCGAACTATGTCTTGGAGTCGAATGCCATGCCGGAATCGGAGACCTTCCTCGACTCGGACCCGCCGCTCGAACTGCCCGCCCCCCTGCACGGCCCGGAGTTCGGATCGTATGCGGCCGAAGAGGTGTCCTGGCTGCTGAAGGATCTTTCCGAGGTCGACCTCGAGGCCGATGTGGCGGTGCGGGAACGCCGGATCCAGTCCGGGGCCGCGCATTATGCCGAGTCGCTGCCGATCGAGTATCAGCCCGATGCCGCGTACCGGTCACTGTTCGACGAGGTACTGGCCGACAGCGCCGAGCGACTAGCCCTCGCCGTCGCGACGGTATCGGAACTCGTTGTCGCCGAACGAGGTAATGACATCGTGCTGGTCTCGCTGGCCCGCGCCGGCACCCCGATCGGTGTCCTCATGCGGCGCTGGCTGCGTTCGGGCCGGGGTGCGGTGCCCGGCCTCGAGGTGCCGCACTACGCGGTGTCGATCGTGCGCGATCGCGGCATCGATGCCGTCGCGCTGGACTACCTTGCCCGCCATCATGATCCGGCCTCGGTGGTATTCGTCGACGGCTGGACCGGCAAGGGCGCGATCACCCGCGAGCTGACCGCGGCGTTGGACGCCTATCACGCTGCGGGCGGTGCCCGTTTCAATGATGAACTCGCCGTCCTCGCCGACCCGGGCCACTGTGTGCGCACCTACGGCACCCGCGACGACTTCCTGATCGCCTCGGCCTGCCTGAACTCCACGGTCTCCGGCCTGATCTCGCGGACCGTCCTCAACGACACGCTGATCGGTCCCGGCGACTTCCACGGCGCGAAGTTCTACCGCGATCTCGCGGGCGACGATGTCTCCGGCCGCCTGCTCGACACCGTGACCGCGGCCTTCGACACCATCCGGGATCGGGTGCCCGCCGAACTGGCCGCCGTGCGCGCCGGTGACCGCACGCCGACCTGGACCGGCTGGGCCTCGGTCGACAAGGTGCGCCGGGAATACGGCATCGCCAGCGTGAATTTCGTGAAACCCGGTGTCGGCGAGACGACTCGGGTGCTGCTGCGGCGACTGCCGTGGCGGGTGCTGGTGCGCGTGGCGGACGCGCCCGAGCACGCGCACATCCGTCTGCTCGCCGCGGCCCGCGGCGTTCCGGTCGAGGTCGTTCCCGATCTCGCCTACTCATGTATGGGATTGATCAAGGACGTGCAAGCTTAA
- a CDS encoding AIM24 family protein yields MAQLFEQSKKVIEAHLAGSSIRAISGSMVAYEGNVQFKSAGFGGGDGVLAGLKQRATGEKLSLMECTGNGRVFFAVNGQHVTVVNLNNETLQVESQQLLCFAGNLRTDVRFAGLRGASSGAGLFTTTVTGQGQVALLSAGGPLIHLEVSPQYPLIVDPDAFVACRGNLNQSFVTDVSWRSFVGQDAGEAFSLRFDGQGLVLIQPAER; encoded by the coding sequence ATGGCGCAACTGTTCGAGCAGTCGAAAAAGGTGATCGAGGCGCACCTCGCCGGATCGAGTATCCGCGCGATCTCCGGTTCGATGGTCGCTTACGAAGGAAATGTGCAGTTCAAATCGGCCGGTTTCGGCGGCGGCGACGGCGTACTCGCCGGGCTCAAGCAGCGTGCCACCGGCGAGAAACTGTCGTTGATGGAATGCACCGGCAATGGCCGGGTCTTCTTCGCGGTCAACGGTCAGCACGTCACCGTGGTGAACCTGAATAACGAGACGCTGCAGGTGGAATCGCAACAGCTGCTCTGCTTCGCCGGAAATCTGCGCACCGACGTACGTTTCGCCGGTCTGCGCGGCGCGTCCTCCGGTGCGGGACTGTTCACCACCACGGTGACCGGACAGGGTCAGGTCGCATTGCTCTCGGCGGGCGGGCCGCTGATCCACCTCGAGGTCTCGCCGCAGTACCCGCTGATCGTGGATCCGGATGCGTTCGTGGCCTGCCGCGGCAACCTCAATCAGTCATTCGTGACCGATGTGTCGTGGCGCAGCTTCGTCGGTCAGGATGCCGGCGAGGCGTTTTCGCTGCGCTTCGACGGTCAGGGCCTCGTGTTGATCCAGCCGGCGGAACGGTAA
- a CDS encoding HAD family hydrolase has protein sequence MLRRLRRQALIATDLDRTMIYSRNAFHAGTEVPTVCVEHLEGAPLSFMTTTAALRMQILTEPAAVIPTTTRTIKQFERIQLPGAPWRYAITSNGGNILVDGVPDMRWRIDIDAQVRAGGATLSEVNTELRARIDDSWVTKFRVADHLFTYLVVKPKEVPEGFLAEWDAWCRQRGWSASQQGRKIYTMPIAVCKSHAVREVRRRLVENGELTNAALTLAAGDGALDAEMLRTADSAIRPRHGELEQLNWTHPNLTITRACGILAGEEIINWFIKAAPNTP, from the coding sequence ATGCTACGGAGATTACGAAGACAGGCCTTGATCGCTACTGATCTGGACCGGACGATGATCTACTCGCGCAACGCTTTCCATGCTGGTACCGAGGTGCCGACGGTCTGTGTGGAGCACCTCGAGGGCGCGCCCCTGTCGTTCATGACAACCACCGCCGCCCTGCGGATGCAGATCCTGACCGAACCCGCCGCCGTCATTCCCACCACCACTCGGACCATCAAGCAGTTCGAGCGGATCCAGCTTCCCGGCGCCCCATGGCGATACGCGATCACCAGCAATGGCGGCAATATCCTGGTCGACGGCGTCCCGGATATGCGCTGGCGCATCGATATCGACGCACAGGTGCGGGCCGGCGGTGCGACGCTCTCGGAGGTGAATACCGAACTGCGCGCTCGGATCGATGACTCCTGGGTCACCAAATTCCGGGTCGCCGACCACCTGTTCACCTATCTGGTGGTGAAGCCCAAGGAGGTGCCCGAGGGCTTCCTCGCCGAATGGGATGCCTGGTGCCGCCAACGCGGCTGGTCCGCCTCGCAACAGGGCCGCAAGATCTACACGATGCCGATCGCCGTCTGCAAGAGCCATGCGGTCCGCGAGGTGCGCCGCCGCCTGGTCGAGAATGGCGAACTCACCAACGCGGCACTGACGCTCGCGGCGGGCGACGGCGCGCTCGACGCGGAAATGCTGCGCACCGCGGACTCCGCCATCCGCCCACGCCACGGCGAACTCGAACAACTCAACTGGACCCATCCCAACCTCACCATCACCCGCGCCTGCGGCATCCTCGCGGGCGAGGAGATCATCAACTGGTTCATCAAGGCGGCCCCGAACACCCCGTAG
- a CDS encoding LLM class F420-dependent oxidoreductase, protein MKFGISYSTPYYGTDPDRLMAFAQHAEACGFESIYLPDHIALYPGATVGTFEMPPTLPFPDPLDCLSFVAAVTERILLGTGVLLLPYRHPVVLAKRLATIDLLSKGRMRLLTVGLGTLSGEAEALGVDFATRGRRADEAIDVLRLLWAGGADGVSYHGEFFSFDNLCVYPKPHGGDQLPIHIGGSSRAAARRVGRRGDGYFPGGMLMPAERAEHLELARSTAVAAGRDPAALEYTRWGSIDMPRDRVEGFAAQGVTRIVVGATATDRVEQFEEMAAFAARFELAAR, encoded by the coding sequence ATGAAGTTCGGAATCAGCTACAGCACACCGTATTACGGCACCGATCCGGATCGGCTGATGGCGTTCGCGCAGCATGCCGAGGCGTGTGGTTTCGAGTCGATCTATCTGCCCGATCACATCGCGCTGTACCCCGGAGCAACGGTCGGTACGTTCGAAATGCCGCCGACGCTGCCCTTTCCCGATCCACTCGATTGTCTGAGCTTCGTCGCGGCGGTCACCGAACGGATCCTGTTGGGTACCGGCGTGCTGCTGCTGCCGTATCGCCATCCGGTGGTGCTGGCCAAACGGCTCGCGACCATCGACCTGCTGTCCAAGGGGCGAATGCGGCTGCTGACAGTGGGACTCGGCACGTTATCGGGCGAGGCCGAGGCGCTCGGAGTGGATTTCGCTACCCGCGGCCGGCGGGCCGATGAGGCGATCGACGTCCTGCGCCTGCTGTGGGCCGGTGGTGCGGACGGTGTCAGCTACCACGGTGAGTTCTTCTCGTTCGACAACCTGTGCGTGTACCCGAAACCCCATGGTGGGGACCAGTTGCCGATCCATATCGGCGGATCGAGTCGCGCGGCGGCGCGCCGGGTCGGGCGACGCGGCGATGGTTACTTCCCGGGCGGCATGTTGATGCCCGCGGAACGGGCCGAGCACTTGGAACTCGCCAGATCGACAGCCGTCGCGGCGGGACGGGATCCGGCGGCGTTGGAGTACACACGCTGGGGATCGATCGATATGCCGCGCGATCGTGTGGAAGGCTTTGCCGCCCAAGGCGTGACCCGCATCGTGGTCGGCGCTACCGCCACCGACCGGGTCGAGCAGTTCGAGGAGATGGCGGCTTTCGCGGCGCGATTCGAGTTGGCGGCCCGCTAG
- a CDS encoding AIM24 family protein yields MTDILNPLNLGESDNIPGNSYAYCIDLTKPWFMRKGAMIAYYGDMRFQMLTHGLQGGLLHMVSQQFSAPLFTSDYVIAEGHGKLIIGDRGYDINSYDLEDNGNLTIRAANLLAFEPGLSLNQSIVPGFLTLIGTGKFLASSNGPVMFAEPPLRVDPEALVGWADCPSPSHHYDQRWITSFLAAGAARFGVNSGEERQFDFTGTGTVLIQSSEKILSDSALIRTIEGQLQSGMTVGGLQRLHGVITQQLGAQQREY; encoded by the coding sequence ATGACTGACATTTTGAATCCGCTGAATCTCGGTGAGAGCGACAATATCCCGGGCAACAGCTACGCCTACTGCATCGACCTCACCAAACCGTGGTTCATGCGCAAGGGCGCGATGATCGCCTACTACGGCGATATGCGGTTCCAGATGCTGACCCACGGACTGCAGGGCGGACTGCTGCACATGGTCTCCCAGCAGTTCTCCGCACCGCTGTTCACCAGCGACTATGTGATCGCCGAGGGCCACGGCAAGCTGATCATCGGCGACCGCGGCTACGACATCAACTCCTACGACCTCGAGGACAACGGCAACCTCACCATCCGCGCCGCGAACCTGCTCGCCTTCGAACCCGGTCTATCGCTGAACCAGTCGATCGTCCCCGGCTTCCTCACCCTTATCGGCACCGGCAAATTCCTCGCCTCATCCAACGGCCCGGTCATGTTCGCCGAACCGCCATTGCGCGTCGACCCGGAAGCCCTTGTCGGCTGGGCGGATTGCCCCTCCCCCAGCCATCACTACGACCAGCGCTGGATAACCAGCTTCCTCGCCGCGGGTGCCGCGCGCTTCGGCGTGAACTCCGGCGAGGAACGCCAATTCGACTTCACCGGCACCGGCACCGTGCTCATCCAATCCAGCGAGAAGATCCTCAGCGATTCGGCCCTGATCCGCACCATCGAGGGTCAGTTGCAGAGCGGTATGACCGTCGGCGGACTCCAACGGTTGCATGGCGTCATCACCCAGCAACTGGGAGCTCAGCAACGCGAGTACTGA